A segment of the Candidatus Binatia bacterium genome:
TCGAGCCCGAAGGCGGCCGCGGTCGTCATCGGAAGTTGTCTACCGGATTAACCGGAAGAACGCACCCGTCGCCGCCCGGCCCCGGAGCCCCCCGTGTCCCCCCCTTTCCCCAAACCGCAGCATGGGGCAGAAAGCGATTATTCCACCGAAGGAGCGATCCCATGTTCAGCCACATTATGGTCGGGAGCAACGACCTCGACGCCTCGAAGAAGTTCTACGACGCCGTGCTGGGCACGCTCGGCCTGGGCCCTGGCATCACCGATGACAAAGGACGGTTCTTCTATCTCTCGCCGCACGGCGTGTTCGCGGTGACCAAGCCGATCGACGGCAAGCCGGCCACGGCAGCCAACGGTGGCACCATCGGCTTTAGCGTCAACGACCCGGCCACGGTGGACGCCTGGCACGCCGCCGGGGTCGCCAACGGCGGTACGACCTGCGAGGACCCTCCGGGGGTGCGCGAAGGCGGGCTCGGCAAGATGTACCTTGCCTACCTCCGCGACCCGGCCGGCAACAAGCTCTGCGCGCTGCACCGCATGGCCTGACCCGCATCCGGTCGGTTAAGGGAGTCCGCGCTGCGGCGAGGCGATGCCGGCACTCGGGCGGGAGTGTCGGCGTCCCTTCTGCCCGCGTCCACCTTCGTGGCAACGACCGACATTGACCGTCGGCGTGCGCCGCGTCACAGATTAGGGCGATGGTGAGCGCGGGCCTTACAGTTACGCGTCGCAGCGCGGCGTTGCGCGGTGTCGGCGTCATTCTTGCGGCCTCGCTGATGTTCGGATCGATGGCGGTCTGTGTGCGGGTGGCCGCCGCCGAAGTGCCGGCGCTGCAGGTGGCGTTCGTACGTTTCCTCGGCTCGTTTGCGGTGTTACTCGCGGCAACGCGCGGCCGCAACCTGCGGCCCCGGCCCGGCAACCTGCGGCCGCTGCTCCTGCGGGGCCTACTCGGCGGCAGCGCGATCTCCCTTTACTACCTCGGCATTGGCTGGGCGGGGGCGAGCCTGGCCACGCTGCTCCAATGCACGTATCCGGTATCGACAGCGGTGATTGCGACGACCGTGCTGGGAGAGCCGTTCTCCTCGCGCGCGGCCGCAGCAC
Coding sequences within it:
- a CDS encoding VOC family protein — protein: MFSHIMVGSNDLDASKKFYDAVLGTLGLGPGITDDKGRFFYLSPHGVFAVTKPIDGKPATAANGGTIGFSVNDPATVDAWHAAGVANGGTTCEDPPGVREGGLGKMYLAYLRDPAGNKLCALHRMA